One region of Actinomycetota bacterium genomic DNA includes:
- the soxR gene encoding redox-sensitive transcriptional activator SoxR: MEEELAIGAVAERAGMAVSALRFYEDRGLIRSNRSAGGKRHYPRHVLRRLAFIQAAQRVGLSLDEIGRALATLPADHGPTAAEWNRLSASWRPLVDERIRLLEALRDDLDGCIGCGCLSLESCRLRNPGDAAASQGPGPRYLLGD, translated from the coding sequence ATGGAGGAGGAGCTGGCGATCGGGGCCGTGGCCGAACGAGCGGGGATGGCGGTCTCCGCTCTTCGCTTCTACGAGGACCGGGGCCTGATCCGCTCGAACCGATCGGCCGGGGGCAAGCGCCACTACCCCCGCCATGTGCTGCGCCGGCTGGCCTTCATCCAAGCCGCGCAGCGGGTTGGGCTCAGCCTGGACGAGATCGGGCGGGCGCTGGCCACCCTGCCCGCCGACCACGGGCCGACGGCCGCCGAGTGGAACCGCCTGTCGGCCTCGTGGCGCCCGCTCGTCGACGAGCGCATCCGCCTCCTGGAGGCCCTGCGGGACGACCTCGACGGCTGCATCGGCTGCGGCTGCCTGTCGCTGGAGTCGTGCCGGCTGCGCAACCCAGGCGACGCCGCCGCCAGCCAAGGCCCTGGTCCCCGCTACCTGCTGGGGGACTGA
- a CDS encoding ATP-binding cassette domain-containing protein, with protein METTTDRRTPAPNGGGLSIEVAHLTKRYGDRAVVADLSFVARPGRVTGFLGPNGSGKSTTMKVMVDLAAADGGEVTIGGHRYRDLPVPSATVGALLESNAFHPGRTGRNHLRVLADADGIGHDRVDEVLELVELQDAADRRVGAYSLGMRQRLGFAGALLGDPPVLVLDEPANGLDPMGIHQMRDLLRARASAGHTVLVSSHLLAEVELLADDVVVVNRGRLVTSGPLSELQEAAIRARCSQPERLHSLLEDTGAIVERVGDALVVRGMAMEDVGRRAFDAGIVIHELASHAGSLEERFLQWTSAPEGPVGT; from the coding sequence ATGGAGACGACAACCGACCGTCGAACACCTGCCCCCAACGGGGGTGGGCTCTCCATCGAGGTGGCCCATCTCACCAAGCGCTACGGCGATCGGGCCGTCGTCGCCGACCTGTCGTTCGTCGCCAGGCCCGGGCGCGTGACCGGGTTCCTCGGGCCCAACGGCTCGGGCAAGTCGACGACGATGAAGGTCATGGTCGACCTCGCGGCGGCCGACGGCGGCGAAGTGACGATCGGTGGCCATCGCTACCGCGATCTCCCGGTCCCGTCGGCCACGGTCGGCGCCCTCCTCGAGTCGAACGCGTTCCATCCCGGGCGCACCGGCCGCAACCACCTGCGGGTACTGGCCGACGCGGACGGCATCGGCCACGACCGGGTCGACGAGGTCCTCGAGCTCGTCGAGCTCCAGGACGCGGCTGACCGGCGGGTGGGCGCCTACTCCCTGGGGATGCGGCAACGCCTCGGGTTCGCCGGCGCGCTGCTCGGTGACCCTCCTGTGCTCGTCCTCGACGAGCCCGCGAACGGTCTCGACCCCATGGGCATCCACCAGATGCGGGACCTGCTGCGGGCTCGAGCCTCGGCCGGGCACACGGTGCTCGTCTCCAGCCACCTCCTCGCGGAGGTCGAGTTGCTGGCCGACGACGTCGTGGTCGTCAACCGTGGGCGGCTCGTGACCAGCGGGCCGCTCAGCGAGCTGCAGGAAGCCGCCATCCGGGCCCGGTGCTCCCAGCCCGAACGGCTCCACAGCCTGCTCGAGGACACCGGTGCCATCGTCGAACGTGTGGGCGACGCCCTCGTCGTGCGGGGAATGGCGATGGAGGATGTCGGCCGGCGAGCCTTCGACGCCGGGATCGTCATCCACGAGCTGGCGTCCCACGCCGGTTCGCTCGAAGAGCGCTTCCTCCAGTGGA